From a region of the Thermomicrobium roseum DSM 5159 genome:
- a CDS encoding NADH-quinone oxidoreductase subunit A, with amino-acid sequence MSLIDYAVIGLLIITSTVMGTVLILLGHFVRPRKPNPAKLQPYESGVPDVSPPRGRFTPRFYLVALLFVVFDVEAIFLYPWAVAFDALALYGYVQAALFVGILLLGLLYEWRKGALEWV; translated from the coding sequence GTGTCGCTGATCGATTACGCGGTCATCGGACTGCTCATCATCACCAGCACGGTGATGGGAACGGTTCTCATCCTGCTGGGCCACTTTGTCCGTCCGCGCAAGCCGAATCCGGCAAAGCTCCAGCCCTATGAATCCGGCGTTCCGGACGTATCCCCGCCGCGCGGCCGCTTCACACCGCGCTTCTACCTCGTTGCTCTCCTGTTCGTCGTCTTCGATGTCGAGGCCATCTTCCTCTATCCGTGGGCAGTCGCCTTCGACGCGCTCGCGCTCTACGGCTACGTCCAAGCCGCGCTCTTCGTGGGGATCCTGCTGCTCGGGCTCCTCTACGAATGGCGGAAAGGAGCCCTGGAATGGGTATGA
- a CDS encoding NADH-quinone oxidoreductase subunit B, with amino-acid sequence MGMSAAQSHPNIITTTADWLFSWARRSSLWWLQFGLACCAIEMISSAMPRFDLAERFGMLYRASPRQADLMIVAGTVTKKMAPVVRQLYDQMADPKWVISMGSCANVGGPFDTYAVVQGVDQVIPVDIYVPGCPPVPEALYYGVLELQNRIIRYERLKERYGPEAAEAYREEERQAARSALGPRS; translated from the coding sequence ATGGGTATGAGTGCTGCGCAGAGCCATCCCAACATCATCACCACCACGGCCGATTGGCTCTTCAGCTGGGCGCGTCGCTCCAGCTTGTGGTGGTTGCAATTCGGGCTCGCCTGCTGTGCCATCGAGATGATCAGCTCGGCGATGCCTCGTTTCGATCTCGCCGAGCGCTTCGGGATGCTGTATCGAGCATCGCCACGCCAGGCTGACCTGATGATCGTTGCCGGCACCGTCACGAAGAAAATGGCCCCAGTCGTTCGCCAGCTCTACGATCAGATGGCAGATCCCAAGTGGGTCATCAGCATGGGCAGCTGTGCGAACGTCGGCGGGCCGTTCGATACCTATGCGGTCGTGCAAGGTGTCGACCAGGTCATTCCGGTCGACATCTACGTGCCGGGCTGTCCACCGGTGCCGGAAGCGCTCTACTACGGAGTCCTGGAGCTGCAGAACCGGATCATCCGCTACGAGCGTCTCAAGGAACGCTACGGGCCAGAGGCGGCCGAAGCGTACCGCGAGGAAGAACGCCAGGCCGCTCGCTCGGCGCTCGGTCCGCGCTCATAG
- a CDS encoding NADH-quinone oxidoreductase subunit C: protein MEEQRQQPMVIEPRSWETTGYWGPTDPEQHPAVRLVRERFPDAFEEATVFRDEMTIRVARPALRDVVDFLRLHPELRYNHLTDITAVDLLYLRERPRFDVVVHLYSIPRRQRLRVKCGVDDGEMVPSLVPIFAGANWLERECYDMFGIVFEGHPDLRRILLPEDWDEGHPLRKDYPLRGYRDYVQPGYEAPAPRIRGTLRRPGP, encoded by the coding sequence ATGGAGGAGCAGCGCCAGCAGCCGATGGTGATCGAGCCGAGATCGTGGGAGACGACCGGCTATTGGGGCCCGACCGACCCGGAGCAGCATCCGGCTGTTCGCCTGGTGCGGGAGCGCTTTCCCGATGCCTTCGAGGAGGCGACGGTTTTTCGCGACGAGATGACGATCCGTGTCGCCCGGCCGGCGCTCCGCGACGTCGTCGATTTCCTGCGCCTGCACCCAGAGCTGCGCTACAACCATCTGACCGACATCACGGCTGTCGACCTGCTGTATCTCCGCGAGCGGCCGCGCTTCGACGTCGTCGTGCACCTCTACTCGATCCCACGACGCCAGCGGCTGCGCGTCAAGTGCGGCGTCGACGACGGCGAAATGGTCCCTTCTCTCGTCCCGATCTTCGCCGGGGCGAACTGGTTGGAGCGCGAGTGCTACGACATGTTCGGTATCGTGTTCGAGGGGCACCCTGATCTGCGGCGCATCCTCTTACCAGAGGATTGGGACGAGGGGCACCCCCTGCGAAAGGATTATCCGTTGCGCGGGTACCGGGACTACGTGCAGCCCGGCTACGAGGCACCGGCGCCTCGCATCCGCGGAACCTTGCGGAGGCCAGGACCATGA
- the nuoD gene encoding NADH dehydrogenase (quinone) subunit D, giving the protein MIDFSQPTPVILSEVRQITPTRRELVLNMGPQHPSTHGVLRVRLTLEGETVIACDPVIGYLHRGVEKLGESHRYAQFVPWTDRTDYVAAPSNNLGYVLAVEKLCGIQAPERAQYWRMIMAELTRIASHLVWLGTHALDIGALSVSLYTFRDRELILDIFEKFCGARLTTNMMEIGGFSREIPPDLPEMVREFCRYFPKAIRQYEDLLTENPIWLARTKGVGVIEPDVAINYGLTGACLRGSGVNYDVRKAMPYLLYDRVEFEVPLGTHGDVYDRYLVRIEEMRQALRIIEQCLEQVPTDGPLMAYESPYVIPPHKTVMTTAEDMQRHFIWVIKGFSPPKGEVYHAVEHSKGELGYYIVSDGSPIPYRVRIRTPDFVNLQSLPYMAQGAMLADIVALIGTIDIVLGSVDR; this is encoded by the coding sequence ATGATCGACTTCTCGCAGCCGACACCGGTGATCCTCAGCGAGGTGCGCCAGATCACCCCGACCCGGCGCGAACTCGTCCTCAATATGGGTCCGCAGCATCCGAGCACGCATGGTGTGCTCCGCGTGCGGCTGACGCTCGAGGGGGAGACGGTCATCGCCTGCGACCCGGTGATCGGCTATCTGCACCGGGGAGTCGAGAAGCTGGGCGAGTCGCACCGGTACGCCCAGTTCGTTCCCTGGACCGACCGCACCGACTATGTTGCCGCACCCTCGAACAATCTCGGCTATGTGCTCGCGGTGGAGAAGCTCTGCGGCATCCAGGCGCCCGAGCGAGCCCAGTATTGGCGAATGATCATGGCCGAACTCACGCGGATCGCTTCTCACCTGGTGTGGCTGGGAACGCACGCGCTGGATATCGGCGCCCTTTCCGTCTCCCTCTACACGTTCCGTGACCGCGAACTCATTCTGGATATCTTCGAGAAGTTCTGTGGAGCGCGGCTGACGACCAACATGATGGAGATCGGTGGCTTCTCGCGGGAAATACCGCCCGATCTCCCGGAAATGGTTCGCGAGTTCTGTCGTTACTTTCCGAAAGCGATCCGGCAATACGAGGATCTCCTGACCGAGAACCCGATCTGGCTCGCGCGTACCAAGGGGGTCGGTGTCATCGAGCCCGACGTGGCCATCAACTACGGGCTCACCGGCGCCTGCCTGCGCGGCTCGGGGGTCAACTACGATGTCCGCAAGGCGATGCCGTATCTTCTGTACGATCGGGTCGAGTTCGAGGTGCCGCTCGGGACGCATGGAGACGTCTACGACCGTTATCTGGTTCGCATCGAGGAGATGCGCCAGGCTCTTCGCATCATCGAGCAGTGTCTCGAGCAGGTGCCGACCGATGGTCCGCTCATGGCCTACGAATCGCCCTATGTCATCCCGCCGCACAAGACGGTGATGACGACGGCCGAGGACATGCAGCGGCACTTCATCTGGGTCATCAAGGGGTTCAGTCCCCCCAAGGGCGAGGTCTACCACGCGGTGGAGCACTCGAAGGGTGAACTCGGTTACTACATCGTCAGCGACGGAAGCCCGATCCCGTATCGGGTGCGCATCCGCACGCCCGACTTCGTCAACCTGCAATCGCTCCCGTACATGGCGCAGGGAGCCATGCTGGCGGATATCGTGGCCTTGATCGGGACGATCGATATCGTCCTCGGCTCGGTCGATCGGTGA
- the nuoH gene encoding NADH-quinone oxidoreductase subunit NuoH: MDWQRLIVSYLVGFVLLNVLLGLMAYMTWFERRVLARMQHRVGPNRTGPFGLLQPIADGIKLLAKEDIVPANADRLVFLVAPLLSFALAPLGAAVIPFGDTLQLFGIEIPLLVADINVAVLYVLALGSVGVYGIILGGYASGNRYSLLGALRSTAQVISYELVLGLSLVGVFILSGSLSLQDILREQQRMLVLGPLTLPNWYILSQPLAFALFLIAAVAETNRAPFDLPEAETELVAGYFTEYSGFRFSFYFLAEYINMIVVSLLAATLFLGGIDGPFADGVWWLALKALFFLFFYVWLRATLPRFRYDQLMGLAWKVLLPLALLNIGLTGLVRLWGIGAL, translated from the coding sequence ATGGACTGGCAGCGGCTGATCGTGAGTTATCTGGTCGGCTTCGTCCTCCTCAACGTGTTGCTCGGGCTCATGGCCTACATGACCTGGTTCGAGCGACGCGTGCTGGCGCGCATGCAGCACCGGGTGGGGCCGAACCGGACGGGTCCATTCGGTTTGCTCCAGCCGATCGCTGACGGCATCAAGCTCCTGGCCAAGGAAGATATCGTTCCAGCCAATGCTGATCGTCTCGTCTTCCTCGTCGCCCCGCTCCTCTCCTTCGCACTGGCGCCGCTCGGTGCGGCGGTCATCCCGTTCGGTGACACGCTGCAGCTTTTCGGAATCGAGATTCCCTTGCTGGTCGCCGACATCAATGTCGCTGTCCTCTACGTGCTGGCGCTCGGCTCGGTAGGGGTCTATGGGATCATTCTCGGTGGGTATGCCTCCGGGAACCGGTACTCGTTGCTCGGCGCGCTCCGCTCCACTGCCCAGGTGATCAGCTACGAACTGGTACTGGGGCTCTCGCTCGTCGGGGTCTTCATCTTGTCCGGTTCACTCAGTCTGCAAGACATTCTGCGCGAGCAACAGCGCATGCTCGTGCTCGGCCCGCTCACGCTGCCGAACTGGTACATCTTGTCGCAGCCGTTGGCCTTCGCCTTGTTCCTGATCGCTGCAGTCGCTGAGACCAACCGGGCACCGTTCGACTTGCCGGAAGCAGAGACGGAGCTGGTGGCCGGTTATTTCACCGAGTACTCCGGGTTCCGCTTCTCGTTCTACTTCCTGGCAGAATACATCAATATGATCGTCGTCTCGCTCCTGGCGGCCACGCTCTTTTTGGGTGGGATCGATGGGCCTTTCGCTGATGGGGTATGGTGGTTGGCGCTCAAGGCGCTCTTCTTCCTGTTCTTCTATGTTTGGCTGCGCGCGACGCTGCCACGCTTCCGCTACGACCAACTGATGGGACTGGCCTGGAAGGTGCTTTTGCCGCTGGCGCTCCTCAATATCGGGCTGACCGGTTTGGTGCGGTTGTGGGGCATCGGCGCGCTCTGA
- a CDS encoding NADH-quinone oxidoreductase subunit J → MSLEVAVFSLLALVSVLGALGVVLARNPVHSAIGLVLSFLNVAAIYLVARAEFLAVVQVIVYAGAIIVLVVFVTMLVHPDDLPEFHGRRPLRLVTGLVLGAALLAEVAAAVLARGVRGAPGPWTDEAVAAVGGNTRALGQVLYVDYMLGIQLTALLLLAATIAAIALARPEAISDRVAAARRVLTISLAHPRGLDQPELPLALPGTQDGRVKAAGGGRPIVLARSADEFTEQPAWGEWRGR, encoded by the coding sequence ATGTCGCTCGAGGTTGCGGTGTTCTCCTTGCTCGCGCTGGTGAGCGTTCTCGGCGCGCTCGGGGTGGTGCTGGCCCGCAACCCGGTCCACAGTGCGATCGGGTTGGTTCTCTCTTTTCTCAACGTGGCGGCGATCTATCTCGTGGCGCGTGCCGAGTTCCTGGCTGTTGTGCAGGTCATCGTCTACGCGGGGGCGATCATCGTGCTCGTCGTCTTCGTCACCATGCTCGTGCATCCGGACGATCTGCCGGAGTTTCACGGGCGCCGTCCGCTGCGCCTGGTGACCGGTCTCGTGCTCGGTGCGGCATTATTGGCCGAAGTCGCGGCTGCCGTCCTCGCACGGGGCGTGCGCGGGGCACCGGGACCGTGGACGGATGAAGCGGTGGCTGCGGTTGGGGGCAATACGCGCGCGCTCGGTCAGGTTCTGTACGTCGATTACATGCTAGGGATTCAGCTCACTGCTTTGCTCCTCCTCGCGGCAACGATCGCGGCGATCGCTTTGGCTCGTCCGGAGGCGATCAGTGACCGGGTGGCCGCAGCGCGTCGGGTGCTCACCATCTCGCTCGCCCATCCGCGTGGTCTCGACCAACCGGAGCTTCCATTAGCTTTGCCGGGAACGCAGGACGGTCGGGTCAAGGCGGCCGGGGGAGGTCGACCGATCGTCCTGGCTCGCTCGGCCGACGAGTTCACCGAGCAACCGGCTTGGGGTGAATGGAGGGGGCGATGA
- the nuoK gene encoding NADH-quinone oxidoreductase subunit NuoK, translating to MSELSATHFLLLSAALFIIGMVGVLTRRNVLVIFMCIELMLNAVNVSLIGFAWELHQLTGQVFALFVIAIAAAEAVVGLGIVMALTRRTDTVDIDELRQLRE from the coding sequence ATGAGCGAGCTTTCGGCGACGCATTTCCTCCTCCTGAGTGCCGCGCTCTTCATCATCGGCATGGTCGGAGTCCTGACGCGACGCAACGTGCTCGTCATCTTCATGTGCATCGAGCTGATGCTCAACGCAGTCAACGTGAGCCTGATCGGCTTCGCGTGGGAACTCCACCAGCTCACCGGACAGGTCTTCGCCCTGTTCGTCATCGCGATCGCTGCTGCTGAGGCGGTCGTCGGTCTCGGAATCGTCATGGCACTGACGCGCCGGACCGATACGGTCGACATCGACGAACTCCGCCAGCTCCGCGAGTGA
- the nuoL gene encoding NADH-quinone oxidoreductase subunit L, translating into MERTVDWLVIIPLAPLLAALVNFLVGRWWIRQRAHWLAVPAVGLSFLVSLVAAVEVLGQHHVLRQPLYTWIAAGDFHVPVELVIDELTAVMLLVVTGISFLVHVYSIGYMAHDPGYYRFFAWLPLFVFSMVMLVLANNFLVLFVFWEAVGLCSYLLIGFWFRRRSAADAAKKAFIVNRIGDFGFALGIMLIFTSLGTLEYHEVFQSIPELSTGTVTAIALLLFTGAIGKSAQLPLFVWLPDAMEGPTPVSALIHAATMVTAGIFMVARAHPIFLAAPLAMGVVATIGGLTAFVAATIATTQFDIKRVVAYSTVSQLGYMAMALGVGAWIPAIFHLFTHAFFKALLFLGSGAVMHAMHDELDMRRMGGLKRWMPLTYWTFVIGAAANAGIVPLAGFWSKDEILVGAWVAGVPLLAILGLVAAFFTALYMFRAVFLTFHGEPRFDPHEIHPHDPPKTMALPLLLLAVGAVLAGFVGVPPENGWLHHALEPVFEGAKHHEVPLALTLGIAIASTVVALAGLWIAHAAYVRAAIDPAAVAARLGLLYRLAANGWYFDLVYQRAVVRPLDAFATWLWRNVDIAIIDGAVNGVARAVAATAQLWRRLQTGLVANYALVIALGTVLLVGIYLAFGSTLFR; encoded by the coding sequence ATGGAGCGAACAGTCGACTGGCTGGTCATCATCCCTCTCGCACCGCTGCTGGCCGCACTCGTCAACTTTCTCGTTGGTCGTTGGTGGATACGCCAGCGGGCGCACTGGTTGGCGGTTCCCGCAGTCGGGTTGTCCTTTCTGGTGAGCCTCGTGGCTGCAGTGGAGGTGCTCGGACAACACCACGTGCTGCGCCAGCCGCTCTACACGTGGATCGCCGCCGGTGACTTCCATGTCCCGGTCGAGTTGGTCATCGACGAGCTGACCGCCGTGATGCTCCTCGTGGTGACAGGGATCAGCTTCCTCGTCCATGTCTACTCGATCGGGTACATGGCGCATGATCCAGGCTATTACCGCTTCTTCGCCTGGCTGCCGCTCTTCGTTTTCTCGATGGTGATGCTGGTTTTGGCCAATAACTTTCTGGTCCTCTTCGTCTTTTGGGAAGCCGTCGGACTCTGCTCGTACCTCCTCATCGGCTTCTGGTTCCGGCGCCGTTCAGCGGCCGATGCAGCCAAGAAGGCCTTCATCGTCAACCGGATCGGTGACTTCGGGTTCGCGCTCGGTATAATGCTGATCTTTACGAGCCTCGGGACACTCGAGTACCACGAGGTCTTCCAGTCCATCCCCGAGCTCTCGACCGGTACGGTCACGGCGATCGCACTGCTCCTCTTCACGGGGGCGATCGGGAAATCTGCCCAGCTCCCACTCTTCGTCTGGCTTCCCGATGCCATGGAGGGGCCGACCCCAGTCTCAGCGCTCATCCATGCCGCGACCATGGTGACGGCTGGTATCTTCATGGTCGCCCGCGCACATCCGATCTTCCTGGCCGCGCCACTCGCCATGGGGGTGGTCGCGACCATCGGTGGGCTCACGGCCTTCGTGGCAGCGACGATCGCGACGACCCAGTTCGATATCAAGCGTGTCGTCGCCTATTCGACGGTCAGCCAACTCGGCTACATGGCGATGGCACTGGGAGTCGGCGCCTGGATTCCCGCTATCTTCCACCTCTTCACGCATGCCTTCTTCAAGGCGCTCTTGTTTCTCGGCTCGGGTGCCGTGATGCACGCGATGCATGACGAGCTCGACATGCGGCGTATGGGCGGACTGAAGCGCTGGATGCCGCTCACCTACTGGACTTTCGTCATCGGCGCGGCCGCCAATGCGGGGATCGTGCCGCTCGCTGGATTCTGGAGCAAGGACGAGATCCTGGTCGGGGCCTGGGTCGCTGGAGTGCCGCTCCTGGCCATCCTCGGCTTGGTCGCTGCCTTCTTTACCGCGCTCTACATGTTCCGTGCTGTCTTTCTCACCTTCCACGGGGAGCCGCGCTTCGATCCTCACGAGATCCATCCGCACGATCCTCCGAAGACGATGGCGCTGCCGCTCCTGCTCCTCGCGGTCGGTGCTGTCCTCGCCGGATTCGTCGGGGTGCCCCCAGAGAACGGGTGGCTCCACCATGCGCTCGAGCCGGTCTTCGAGGGAGCGAAGCATCACGAAGTACCGCTCGCGCTCACACTCGGCATCGCCATCGCGTCGACGGTCGTCGCGCTCGCCGGACTCTGGATCGCGCATGCTGCCTATGTGCGGGCAGCGATCGATCCAGCTGCGGTGGCGGCGCGACTGGGCCTGCTCTACCGGTTGGCTGCGAACGGCTGGTACTTCGATCTCGTCTACCAGCGAGCGGTCGTCCGCCCGCTCGACGCGTTCGCGACTTGGCTGTGGCGCAACGTCGACATCGCGATCATCGACGGTGCCGTGAACGGGGTTGCCCGGGCAGTCGCTGCCACAGCCCAGCTCTGGCGCCGGCTCCAGACGGGGTTGGTCGCCAACTACGCGCTCGTCATCGCCTTGGGGACGGTCCTGCTCGTTGGGATCTATCTCGCATTCGGGAGCACCCTGTTCCGGTGA